The following proteins are co-located in the Cutaneotrichosporon cavernicola HIS019 DNA, chromosome: 3 genome:
- a CDS encoding uncharacterized protein (AAA domain) yields the protein MRRAVHSSPSLSTTPTEVVSAAVSPQFLEDDPSLFDHAYASLRMSAQASTSAQATQPSVEEWMPVRDSDFEHEDYEPPDSASFPSRPLPTPPKPTSFDAALKKPRRRRRTAAELATLEAATPPLPPGTVPSADETRFDWRQRALSATPRAKGRHWFPDAWRSRVPPPMTKVSEVQPLWAEIRRYAEHFIPLLQAEQEEAERQFAVRLREWPDEQLRREGYMLAEMSASTAWQPKFKVEGTVISFYPTGRAATRPLPPHQFEPGQTVILSRTDPLTNAVADPKGPEDTPLRGNVLSHGRGNVRVIFSHAPPDIGEGKWRIDIGCSDLAFKKQKEALTRLNLDPVAQDMAEFADKPSKPVPTAMEDEVLAAADAARQKTPEQRILFGTALRDLLLRRFQADYTPKLDIEGAESVEDDVAAETHNMAPGDMEAGVSLGLGDADAPRGILTQNKLIDSWTRRYRTPAGVKPLVVEGDPEIPLNDSQTRAIAMMLSERLSLVQGPPGTGKTRVIVEAIKLLKRHWQVPHPILVCAHTNVAVDNVLAGLREHGLKVVRFGTASRVPESLQDLTFEALLEKHPMWGYLDKMRRERDDVQSEMANGGLSKQAAEGKQKQSTALNRRIFMLRRRIQFEVLADADVVCTTCLSATSRWLDAIDFPFVFLDEASMATEPLSLVPLTKGSAQVAIIGDHKQLPPVIVSEAAQAGGLATSLFERLIHEHHIPSIMLDTQYRMHPSISAFSAGAFYDGALRDGTRLPDGRLRPGLEPPVTAFLLPNERGETMNMTFLNHDFPESPQNRSIANHHEAGRVCDIVADLLHNNPTLRGNDIGVIAPYAAQIRTISEYLTGDAARGAAFQAWLGADRAAEVGDIEVKTVDGFEGREKEVILFSTTRCNPAGYIGFLADWRRLNVGLTRAKRGLIILGSAATLSSARIGNYAADSLPRDGVKVWRQFVKYLKDGGMVMDDPA from the coding sequence ATGCGACGCGCAGTCCACTCGTCACCTTCGCTCTCGACCACGCCCACCGAGGTCGTTAGCGCCGCCGTGTCCCCCCAGTTCCTTGAGGATGATCCTTCCCTCTTCGACCACGCGTATGCGTCCCTGCGCATGTCCGCGCAAGCGTCAACATCTGCCCAGGCAACCCAGCCCTCAGTTGAGGAATGGATGCCGGTACGCGACTCCGACTTTGAGCACGAGGACTACGAGCCACCAGATTCGGCGTCTTTTCCCTCTCGGCCTCTCCCCACTCCACCAAAACCCACTTCGTTCGATGCAGCGTTGAAGAAgccgcgtcgccggcgccggACCGCCGCCGAACTCGCCACGCTCGAAGCTGCAACACCGCCCCTGCCTCCCGGTACGGTACCGAGTGCAGACGAGACGCGCTTcgactggcgtcagcgcgCGTTGTCTGCCACACCGCGCGCCAAAGGCCGACACTGGTTTCCCGACGCTTGGCGCTCACGCGTGCCCCCGCCCATGACCAAGGTGTCTGAAGTGCAGCCGCTGTGGGCCGAGATCAGGAGGTACGCCGAGCACTTTATCCCCCTCCTGCAGgcggagcaggaggaggccgagcggcAGTTTGCTGTGCGTCTGCGCGAGTGGCCGGATGAGCAGCTTCGACGAGAGGGATACATGCTGGCCGAGATGAGTGCGAGCACAGCATGGCAGCCCAAGTTCAAAGTCGAGGGCACCGTCATCTCGTTCTACCCCACTGGCCGTGCAGCAACCCGTCCTCTGCCACCGCACCAATTCGAGCCGGGCCAGACGGTCATACTGAGCCGGACCGACCCGCTAACCAACGCGGTCGCAGATCCCAAGGGGCCTGAGGACACGCCGCTGCGCGGCAACGTCCTCAGCCACGGTCGGGGCAATGTGCGCGTCATCTTTTCGCATGCGCCGCCGGATATCGGTGAGGGTAAGTGGCGCATCGATATTGGGTGCTCTGACCTCGCGTTCAAGAAGCAAAAGGAGGCACTCACGCGGCTCAACCTCGATCCTGTGGCGCAGGACATGGCCGAGTTCGCTGACAAGCCGTCCAAGCCGGTCCCTACGGCCATGGAGGATGAGGTGTTGGCTGCCGCTGACGCCGCGCGACAGAAGACGCCAGAACAACGTATTCTGTTTGGCACGGCGCTGCGTGacctgctcctccgccgATTCCAGGCCGACTACAcgcccaagctcgacatCGAGGGTGCCGAGagtgtcgaggacgacgtaGCTGCTGAGACGCACAACATGGCGCCGGGGGACATGGAAGCGGGCGTGAGCCTGGGCCTGGGTGACGCCgatgcgccgcgcggcaTCCTCACGCAGAACAAGCTCATCGACTCGTGGACGCGGCGATACCGTACACCGGCGGGGGTCAAGCCGCTCGTCGTTGAAGGAGACCCAGAGATCCCGCTCAACGACAGCCAGACGCGTGCGATAGCCATGATGCTCAGCGAGCGCCTCAGCTTGGTCCAAGGTCCACCTGGGACTGGCAAGACGCGCGTCATCGTTGAGGCGATCAAACTGCTCAAGCGGCACTGGCAAGTGCCGCATCCGATCCTCGTGTGCGCGCACACCAACGTGGCTGTTGACAACGTACTCGCCGGACTACGAGAGCATGGCCTCAAGGTTGTACGCTTCGGGACGGCCAGCCGCGTGCCCGAATCGCTGCAGGATTTGACGTTCGAAGCGCTTCTCGAGAAGCACCCCATGTGGGGCTATCTTGACAAGAtgcggcgcgagcgcgatgaCGTCCAGAGCGAGATGGCCAATGGGGGATTGAGCAAGcaggcggccgagggcaAGCAGAAGCAGAGCACTGCGTTGAACCGGCGCATATTTATGTTGCGGCGACGTATCCAGTTCGAggtgctcgccgacgccgacgttgTGTGCACGACCTGTCTATCAGCCACGAGTAGATGGCTCGACGCAATCGACTTTCCCTTCGTGTTCCTCGACGAAGCGAGTATGGCAACCGAGCCGCTTTCACTCGTACCTCTCACCAAGGGCAGTGCGCAAGTTGCCATTATCGGGGACCATAAGCAGCTCCCGCCCGTGATTgtgagcgaggcggcgcaggcgggaGGTCTCGCCACTTCGCTCTTCGAGCGCCTCATCCATGAGCACCACATCCCCTCCATCATGCTCGACACGCAGTACCGCATGCATCCCAGCATCTCGGCATtcagcgccggcgcgttCTACGACGGCGCCCTGCGCGACGGCACGCGCCTTCCTGACGGCCGCTTGCGCCCGGGCCTCGAGCCGCCTGTTActgccttcctcctccccaacgagcgcggcgagacgATGAACATGACCTTCCTGAACCATGACTTCCCTGAGAGCCCACAGAACCGCTCCATTGCCAACCACCATGAAGCTGGGAGAGTCTGTGACATTGTTGCTGACCTGTTACACAACAACCCCACGCTGCGGGGCAACGACATTGGCGTGATTGCGCCGTATGCCGCCCAGATCCGCACCATCTCCGAGTACCTGACGGGGGACGCAGCGCGCGGTGCGGCCTTCCAGGCGTGGCTCGGCGCGGATCGCGCAGCAGAGGTGGGGGACATCGAAGTCAAGACTGTGGACGGGTTCGAGGGGCGCGAGAAAGAGGTCATCCTCTTCAGCACAACGCGGTGTAACCCGGCAGGATACATTGGGTTCTTGGCCGACTGGCGACGGTTGAATGTTGGCCTGACCCGCGCCAAGCGGGGACTGATAATCCtgggctcggcggcgacgctgaGCTCTGCACGGATCGGAAACTATGCTGCCGACTCCCTCCCGCGGGATGGCGTCAAGGTCTGGCGCCAATTCGTGAAGTACCTCAAAGACGGGGGGATGGTGATGGACGACCCGGCGTAG
- a CDS encoding uncharacterized protein (Sodium:neurotransmitter symporter family) yields the protein MPILNFLRKVVNIVAPPPPKSTDGRDQWPSRAAFLLAAMGGCAGQGNLLRYPSVVYNNYGLQWFIPYLLAVTLIAIPALILEISVGQAYRGGTVIAFNNINKRLRGVGLGPVIVSFIVTQYFTVNLAWIMTYFRHSFTSPLPWTGRIEEFYNKNVIANPEPILGALSDDGKSVLSFTKYPYINLIGETVGWSAFVWLLIWLSIWRGVGLTGRVVWFTMGLPIVTTIIFVGRSLSLENASAGVRLVWATWRSDQLRSGTVWQTAVGQVFFSTGVGFGYFTSYASYNQKHSNAVMDAILICSSNVLFENFAAFAAFGVIGYLRRWPQDGVRLGAFVLGFLTLPEAVLHMPGSNFWAVLLFFTLIVLGFSSAFVMLDVVATMWVDSGTKLSRPTIVTTLTLVSFLMCLPYCTQFGYYLLDGIDRWINNVALVCVVWSEVVMSTTVYRWTDVRDQVGLPAFVVYNVGFFGAQVFGIALAHGIGNPGAGAGAGIGFWAVMSVIATLIAEQPISPAPRKWNRRFIDRFWYLAFYTGNQLRRDLNEIVGQGRNWKIPVFVPFLWRYVSGPVLAIIFSFAFPEFHTLRYDPMMIAGFILSILTLTTMIAGFVMPRYYGKFMSPERRDEGSEPTTANTLKLDLDESVSSGLSVDDSSLDGIDNGVNNEK from the exons ATGCCGATCCTCAATTTCCTGCGAAAAGTCGTCAACATtgtcgcgccgccgccgccaaagtCCACAGACGGACGCGACCAGTGGCCATCGCGAGCGGCGTTCCTCCTAGCCGCAATGGGTGGGTGTGCCGGCCAGGGAAACCTCCTCCGCTACCCATCGGTGGTGTACAACAACTACGGGTTACAGTGGTTCATCCCCTACCTTCTGGCCGTGACTTTGATTGCGATCCCGGCTCTCATCCTCGAAATCAGTGTCGGACAGGCTTACCGTGGAGGAACGGTAATCGCTTTCAACAACATTAACAAAAGGCTCCGaggcgtcggcctcgggccGGTTATTGTGAGCTTCATCGTCACTCAGTATTTTACAGTCAATCTGGCGTGGATCATGACCTATTTCCGCCACAGCTTCACCTCGCCCCTCCCATGGACAGGCCGCATTGAAGAGTTTTACAACAAGAACGTCATCGCAAACCCAGAACCGATACTGGGAGCACTGTCCGATGACGGCAAGAGTGTCCTCTCTTTCACGAAATACCCCTACATCAACCTCATTGGCGAGACTGTTGGGTGGTCGGCGTTTGTGTGGCTGCTCATCTGGCTGAGTATCTGGCGTGGTGTCGGTCTCACCGGCCGCGTGGTTTGGTTTACCATGGGATTGCCGATC GTCACGACCATCATCTTTGTCGGCCGCTCGCTCTCTCTCGAAAATGCCAGTGCAGGCGTGCGCTTGGTGTGGGCGACGTGGCGCTCGGACCAACTCCGCTCCGGCACCGTGTGGCAGACGGCTGTCGGCCAAGTGTTTTTCTCAACAGGCGTCGGTTTTGGCTACTTTACCTCGTACGCGAGCTACAACCAGAAGCACAGCAACGCCGTCATGGACGCCATCCTCATTTGCAGCTCCAACGTGCTCTTTGAGAACTTTGCCGCCTTTGCCGCCTTTGGCGTCATCGGCTACCTCCGCCGCTGGCCGCAGGACGGCGTTCGCCTGGGTGCCTTTGTGCTCGGTttcctcaccctccccgAAGCGGTCCTGCACATGCCGGGTTCCAACTTTTGGGCCGTACTCCTCTTCTTCACACTCATCGTACTCGGTTTCTCAAGTGCGTTTGTcatgctcgacgtcgttgcGACCATGTGGGTCGATTCGGGAACAAAGCTCTCCCGACCAACCATTGTCACtaccctcaccctcgtctCGTTCCTCATGTGCCTGCCCTACTGCACCCAGTTTGGCTACTACTTGCTCGACGGAATCGACAGGTGGATAAACAACGTCGCTCTTGTCTGTGTCGTGTGGTCCGAGGTGGTCATGTCCACTACCGTATACCGCTGGACCGACGTGAGGGATCAGGTCGGCCTCCCCGCCTTTGTGGTGTACAACGTCGGTTTCTTCGGCGCACAAGTGTTTGGAATCGCCCTCGCACACGGTATCGGCAACcctggcgccggcgccggcgccggtATCGGCTTCTGGGCCGTCATGTCGGTTATCGCGACCCTCATTGCTGAACAGCCCATTTCGCCGGCACCGCGAAAGTGGAACCGCCGCTTCATCGACCGATTCTGGTACCTCGCCTTCTACACTGGCAACCAGCTGCGGCGGGACCTCAACGAGATTGTTGGCCAGGGCCGCAACTGGAAGATCCCAGTCTTTGTGCCCTTCCTGTGGCGCTACGTCTCGGGTCcggtcctcgccatcatctTCAGCTTTGCGTTCCCCGAATTCCACACGCTCCGTTACGACCCGATGATGATCGCCGGCTTCATCCTCTCTATCCTCACACTCACTACCATGATCGCCGGCTTTGTTATGCCGCGCTATTACGGCAAGTTTATGTCGCCGGAGCGTCGTGACGAGGGTAGCGAACCAACAACTGCGAACACACTCAagcttgaccttgacgagTCCGTGAGCTCAGGCTTGTCTGTAGACGACTCATCTTTGGATGGCATAGATAACGGCGTTAATAACGAAAAGTAG
- the RPB9 gene encoding uncharacterized protein (DNA-dependent RNA polymerase catalyzes the transcription of DNA into RNA using the four ribonucleoside triphosphates as substrates) yields the protein MPSLKFCGECNNLLYPRSDNLNKVLLYQCRNCQYAENATSEPGWAPCVYKNDLLTIALEQAGQTQDLETDPTLQRSQIECPKCHKNGAVFYQDQAKRLTTNMTLFYYCIHCKKPFRDEKAVAKSSY from the exons ATGCCGTCATTAAAGTTCTGCGGAGAGTGTAACAACCTCCTGTACCCGCGT AGCGACAACCTGAACAAAGTGCTGCTGTACCAGTGCCGTAATTGCCAGTATGCGGAGAACGCAACGTCGGAGCCTGGATGGGCGCCGTGCGTGTACAAGAATGACCTGTTGACTATTGCACT TGAACAGGCAGGCCAGACACAGGACCTCGAGACCGACCCGACGCTGCAGCGTTCGCAGATCGAGTGTCCCAAGTGTCACAAGAATGGCGCCGTCTTCTACCAGGATCAGGCGAAGCGGCTCACGACCAACATGACCCTCTTCTACTACTGTATCCACTGCAAGAAGCCGTTCCGTGACGAGAAGGCTGTGGCCAAGTCTTCGTATTAG
- the CCC1 gene encoding uncharacterized protein (VIT family) has translation MGHDDERTPLLSKPSGCCGGKGGAACCGGKGPSSSLSPTTGVGASVPLKRNGNTTNSEHVWTIERRGSSSSLRSNRRRRVEDLLEDEEPLQSKCAASGGQCCKELKGEDERHLIPPEFVRDCIIGLADGLTVPFALTAGLSSLGNSTLVVTGGFAELCAGAISMGLGGFLASQAELDHFHYLRKQTHERVQRSCDGEMEREVHAILGPLGVKETLSRLVAEELLEVEDSACVAIEGVDRPDIENGITKEEKVDPNVGLTAFLLKFGEGMEEVPRSRLWSSALTIGLSYFFGGLVPLLPYMFTETAESGLLWSVIVTGIVLFLFGGAKTYFTGATGGYRGYLWGAVSMTLVGGFAAAAAFGLVEVMGITE, from the exons ATGggccacgacgacgagcgtACTCCCCTTCTTTCCAAGCCCTCCggctgctgcggcggcaAAGGCGGCGCCGCTTGCTGTGGTGGCAAGGGTCCGTCGAGCTCCCTCAGTCCGACCAccggcgtcggcgcctCCGTCCCACTCAAACGCAACGGCAACACCACCAACAGCGAGCACGTGTGGACGATTGAGCGCCGTGgttccagctcgtcgctccGCTCGAaccgtcgccgccgcgtcgaggatctgctcgaggacgaggagccgCTCCAGTCCAAGTGTGCCGCGTCGGGTGGCCAGTGCT gcaaggagctcaagggcgAAGACGAGCGTCACCTGATCCCTCCCGAGTTTGTGCGCGACTGCAtcatcggcctcgcggATGGCCTTACCGTTCCATTCGCTCTTACCGCCGGCCTTTCGTCGCTGGGTAACTCaaccctcgtcgtcactggTGGCTTCGCCGAGCtctgcgccggcgccatCTCTATGGGTCTTGGCGGCTTCCTCGCGTCCcaagccgagctcgaccacTTCCACTACCTCCGCAAGCAGACCCACGAGCGTGTCCAGCGCTCCTGTgacggcgagatggagcgcgAGGTTCACGCGATCCTCGGTCCGCTCGGTGTCAAGGAGACCCTctcgcgcctcgtcgccgaggagctccttgaggtcgaggacagTGCGTGCGTTGCcatcgagggcgtcgaccGCCCTGATATTGAGAACGGAatcaccaaggaggagaaggtcgaCCCCAACGTCGGCCTCACGGCGTTCCTCCTCAAGTTCGGCGAGGGCATGGAGGAGGTCCCTCGCTCGCGTCTTTGGAGCTCGGCTCTGACTATCGGCCTCTCGTACTTCTTTGGTGGCCTcgtccctctccttccttACATGTTCACCGAAACTGCCGAGAGCGGCCTCCTCTGGAGCGTGATCGTTACCGGCATTgttctcttcctcttcggTGGCGCCAAGACCTACTTCACTGGCGCGACTGGCGGATACCGCGGCTACCTCTGGGGCGCAGTCAGCATGACCCTCGTCGGTGGCTTTGCAGCCGCCGCTGCgttcggcctcgtcgaggtcatggGCATTACAGAATAG
- a CDS encoding uncharacterized protein (Putative lipopolysaccharide-modifying enzyme) — MGLPLKRLPQPRRLLMIGGVIAAIFLMLHIFAPSALPPILAPGHLHLEPDAPMWSSSKWIPPLINGGLPKMPDEYGSDGTCRFLSVVEALSPQERALAEGIKLTEVSPGIVQVNNASSQGAHPILGLIVAGERHWGDLMNRQSKTLEDAYKVYVTKWGRPPPKGFDDWWSYAATREVLLIDEFDIIMESLMPYYGLEIKELQTRNADLEKVVETFTLIVTNGKVEVQWNDNYARDRWWSTRPRADAQVNLMEKFLHLLPNFRATFSIHDQPMVMLNHDVLQKLNKAASDHKVVTNPGDVDTFKFDWKLACPNDSPLRKQVKEEAATDTFVSDHLKAMNPCDHPSLLENHGMFLEEHVETSSPKPHTKLLPIFSLSKTSLNQDILVTPVGKDGEIESVGNERSWNKKNGKMYWRGLATGMFHNKKAGHKWRQSHRERLHFLANDRTGREDEVTMPVGATGQTKYERHSLKALGEYYTNSKLAQGPWQCDEGDGTCAEMQSEIDFAPKDPMEESNNYKYLLDIDGNAWSSRFPRLMRALNVKIRATVFPEWNSLILPAWFAYVPVKMDYSDLYSVLAFFRGSLSGRGSHDEVARRIARNGQCWVERTLRREDLEVYMFRLYLEWARLVSDDRDNGKMDFELQPWHKGKPDLAADLVKPGIDS, encoded by the exons ATGGGCTTACCACTTAAGCGGCTACCCCAGCCGCGCCGGTTGCTCATGATCGGGGGTGTGATCGCCGCCATCTTCCTCATGCTGCACATATTTGCCCCCTCGGCACTCCCACCCATCCTGGCGCCCGGCCACTTGCACCTTGAGCCCGACGCGCCCATGTGGTCGTCCTCCAAGTGGATTCCCCCCCTCATCAACGGTGGCCTTCCCAAAATGCCGGACGAGTACGGGTCAGACGGGACATGTCGCTTCCTCtcggtcgtcgaggcgctgtCACCACAAGAGCGCGCACTCGCCGAAGGCATCAAGCTCACCGAAGTCTCGCCCGGCATCGTCCAAGTCAACAACGCTAGTTCCCAGGGCGCACATCCTATCCTTGGCCTGATCGTAGCGGGAGAACGACACTGGGGAGACCTCATGAATCGCCAGAGCAAGACGCTCGAAGACGCGTACAAGGTCTACGTGACAAAGTGGGGTCGGCCGCCCCCCAAGGGCTTCGACGACTGGTGGAGTTATGCGGCGACACGCGAAGTTCTCCTGATCGACGAGTTTGACAT TATCATGGAGTCGCTTATGCCATATTACGGTctcgagatcaaggagctGCAGACACGCAACGCGGACCTGGAAAAGGTCGTCGAGACATTCACGCTCATCGTAACCAACGGCAAGGTCGAAGTACAGTGGAACGACAACTATGCGCGCGACCGGTGGTGGTCGACACGGCCGCGTGCCGACGCCCAGGTCAACCTCATGGAGAAgttcctccatctcctgcCCAACTTCCGTGCAACCTTCTCGATCCACGACCAGCCGATGGTAATGCTCAACCACGACGTCTTGCAGAAGCTCAATAAAGCTGCGTCTGACCACAAGGTTGTCACCAATCCTGGCGATGTCGATACATTCAAGTTTGACTGGAAGTTGGCTTGTCCCAACGACTCGCCCCTGAGGAAGCAGGTtaaggaggaag CCGCCACGGACACGTTTGTGTCGGACCACCTGAAGGCCATGAACCCCTGCGACCACCCATCGCTGCTCGAGAACCACGGCAtgttcctcgaggagcatgtCGAGACGTCTAGTCCCAAGCCGCACACAAAGTTGCTGCCCATCTTCTCGTTGTCCAAGACGTCGCTCAACCAGGACATCCTCGTGACTCCGGTCGGTAAGGACGGGGAGATTGAGAGCGTGGGCAACGAACGGTCCTGGAACAAGAAGAATGGCAAGATGTACTGGCGTGGCCTCGCCACTGGCATGTTCCACAACAAGAAGGCCGGGCACAAGTGGCGCCAGAGCCACCGCGAGCGACTTcacttcctcgccaacgaccGCACGGGccgcgaggatgaggtcACTATGCCTGTTGGCGCCACTGGACAGACCAAATACGAGCGGCACTCCCTCAAGGCACTCGGCGAGTACTATACAAACTccaagctcgcgcaggGTCCATGGCAGtgtgacgagggcgacgggACATGCGCCGAGATGCAGAGCGAGATCGATTTCGCTCCGAAGGACCCCATGGAGGAAAGCAACAATTACAAGTacctcctcgacattgaTGGCAACGCGTGGAGCAGTCGCTTCCCGCGCCTCATGCGGGCCCTCAACGTCAAGATCAGGGCGACTGTGTTTCCCGAGTGGAACTCGCTGATCCTCCCGGCATGGTTCGCGTACGTGCCCGTCAAAATGGATTATTCGGACTTGTACTCGGTCCTTGCTTTCTTCCGCGGCTCCCTTTCAGGGCGGGGATCAcacgacgaggtggcgcGCCGCATTGCGAGAAATGGACAGTGTTGGGTCGAGAGGA CgttgaggagagaggaCCTCGAAGTATACATGTTCCGTCTGTATCTTGAGTGGGCACGTCTTGTCTCAGACGACCGTGACAACGGCAAGATG GACTTTGAGCTCCAGCCATGGCACAAGGGAAAGCCAgacctcgcggccgacctGGTCAAGCCCGGCATTGATTCATAG